The following nucleotide sequence is from Xanthomonas hortorum pv. pelargonii.
ACAAGACGAGGACGACCTGCAATCGGCAGGTCCGCCCACCCCTGACCGCACAGCTTCCCCGACGCCTGGGGATAGGTGGAGCTATCCCCGACGGCGACGGGCAGCGCTGCGCGCTGGCTGTGGATCAGGCGTGGACGGCCGCGTGAGCCTCACGGCGGCCGCCTGGCGGCGTCCACCGAAAAGCCGAAACGCGGTTATCAGTGGGTGGCTGACGCGGTGATGCGGTGACACCCAGGATCATCATTGGCAATGGCGCCGACGCACTCCCAGCGCGTGTGGAGCGTTATCCGTAGGGGCGCTGCCCCTACACCCCGTTTGCCTTGTCGATGGCCGGGGAGGGAGGGAACTGAAGCTGAATGCAATACAACAAGTATTGACAGCTATTGACAATCCTTGCATTTTGTCCTACTATTGTCCTATCGGAAGGGTATTTATATCCTATTTCTTTCCGATATCCCGAGCTACGGCGGCAACCGTGTCGGGATCTTCCTCAAATCTTGCAGGAGATGACCATGACGATTGTTTGCGGAGGTTGCGTCGAGCCGGGTGGGATGGAGTTGGATCAGGATGGTTATTACGAAATCGAGTGCCCGAAGTGCCAGCGCACTGCGCACCGGAGTGACTGGGAAGCTGTTGAGGGTGGTGCGGTCAATGTGTACTGGCATGAGTCTTGCTGTCACTGCGGTTATCGGGACAGCAACGAGGAAGACGACGAGTTCGACGACAACGACGACCGCCCGCCCTATCCCTATGAGCTAGAGGGCGGCCCGAGCTACGGGGAGTGGGTTAACGAGCCGGATGAGCCGGAGGATGACTTTCCTGGTTTCGCCCGCCCCTATGAAGAAGAGGGCGGCCCGAGCTACGGGGAGTGGGTTAACGAGTTTGAAGAGTCGACGGTAGAGCCGGAGCCGATGACAGCCATATCCGGTCCGGCCAAGGCGGAATGGATGACGCGTGACGACCTGATCGCTCTGGCCCAAGGCCGGCCGCTGAGTTTTTCGTAATGGGGGTGAAAACGATGCCCCCGCAGATTGCTGCTACGCGTGTTGCCGATATCGATCGCACTTCATTTCTAGAAGCACATTTCGGCAAAGATCTTTCAATCAGGCATAGCCGCGAACGGAGGGTTTATAAGTGGCTGCATTTTCTCTCTCCAGCTGTTCGCGGTTGCCAGTGGCACTTCTATTCGTTGTCGAACGGTGGCTTTTACATGGCCCCGTCATGGGGTGTGCCGTTATGCCTCAAAGTTCCTAAGAGCGACGTTTTCGCCGTGTTGTCCGCCGACGCGGCGGGCATCGTCGCGACGATGTTTGCCTTGAACGATTACTCGACGATTCTGGCCAACCCGGCCGAC
It contains:
- a CDS encoding antirestriction protein, translating into MPPQIAATRVADIDRTSFLEAHFGKDLSIRHSRERRVYKWLHFLSPAVRGCQWHFYSLSNGGFYMAPSWGVPLCLKVPKSDVFAVLSADAAGIVATMFALNDYSTILANPADINGMIERYHHLGAFATIHNEAHMLYQVIEHIG